Proteins from a genomic interval of Phenylobacterium sp. LH3H17:
- a CDS encoding DUF5985 family protein, whose product MSLFAPAIVYVLCLATSVVCAALLIRTYRISRSRLLLWTAISFGLLAMNNLFLVLDMVVFNAADLRLWRHGTAAAAIAVLLYGFISESE is encoded by the coding sequence ATGAGCCTATTCGCCCCTGCCATCGTCTATGTCCTTTGTCTCGCGACGAGCGTGGTCTGCGCAGCCCTCCTGATCCGAACCTATCGCATCAGTCGCTCGCGGCTCTTGCTGTGGACCGCCATCTCCTTCGGCTTGCTGGCGATGAACAACCTGTTCCTGGTTCTCGACATGGTCGTCTTCAACGCAGCGGATCTGCGCCTGTGGCGCCATGGAACCGCGGCGGCCGCAATCGCCGTTCTCCTCTACGGCTTCATCTCGGAGAGCGAGTGA
- a CDS encoding DUF5985 family protein: MDAPIHLSFISGAIAAGYIVAAAFFLRFWARSRDGLFLAFAGAFALMAINQSLPVVLGIPREEQSGIYLLRLAAFILIIGAVLRKNLGSTKD; this comes from the coding sequence ATGGACGCGCCCATCCATCTGAGCTTCATCAGCGGAGCCATCGCCGCAGGCTATATCGTCGCCGCCGCGTTCTTCCTGCGCTTCTGGGCGCGCTCGCGCGACGGGCTGTTCCTGGCTTTCGCCGGAGCCTTCGCGCTGATGGCGATCAATCAATCGCTCCCAGTGGTGCTTGGAATCCCGAGAGAGGAGCAGAGCGGCATCTATCTTCTTAGACTCGCCGCCTTCATCCTCATTATCGGCGCCGTGCTCCGGAAGAACCTGGGCTCGACGAAGGACTAG
- the prs gene encoding ribose-phosphate diphosphokinase, translated as MSAVVQAFAADQAGAARLADALGLGLETVRLHVFPDREVLPTVTPFAGVVIAYCPLNQPNAKLMSLMLACDAWRRGGATRLILVAPYMCYLRQDTVFAPGQALSRDVIGRLLGERFDRIVTVEPHLHRTSDLGAVFAPAQVTALSAAEPLARAIGADPPPVVIGPDGESEPWARAIGEALGAPHMTLRKTRHGDHRVDLCLDGGADLKGRRAVIIDDICSSGGTLEAAVRLALAQGAERVEVAVVHALFDWATARRLAEAGASRIISTDSCPHPSNAVALAPILAAALTEEIST; from the coding sequence ATGAGCGCTGTGGTTCAGGCCTTCGCCGCCGATCAGGCCGGCGCGGCGCGGCTCGCCGACGCCCTGGGGCTGGGGCTGGAGACCGTAAGGCTGCACGTCTTCCCCGATCGCGAGGTCCTCCCCACCGTCACGCCCTTCGCCGGCGTCGTGATCGCCTATTGCCCGCTCAACCAGCCCAACGCCAAGCTCATGAGCCTTATGCTCGCCTGCGACGCCTGGCGGCGCGGCGGCGCCACCCGGCTGATCCTGGTCGCGCCCTACATGTGCTACCTGCGCCAGGACACGGTCTTCGCCCCTGGCCAGGCCTTGAGCCGCGATGTGATCGGCCGCCTGCTGGGCGAGCGGTTCGACCGGATCGTCACGGTCGAGCCTCACCTGCATCGGACCTCCGACCTCGGGGCGGTGTTCGCGCCGGCCCAGGTCACGGCGCTGTCGGCCGCCGAACCCCTGGCCCGCGCGATCGGCGCCGACCCGCCGCCCGTGGTGATCGGGCCCGACGGCGAGTCCGAGCCCTGGGCGCGGGCGATCGGCGAGGCCCTGGGCGCGCCACACATGACTCTGCGCAAGACCCGCCACGGCGATCACCGGGTGGATCTATGCTTGGACGGCGGTGCTGATCTGAAAGGCCGCCGCGCGGTCATCATCGACGACATCTGTTCGAGCGGCGGGACCCTGGAGGCCGCCGTCCGCCTGGCTCTGGCCCAGGGCGCAGAACGGGTGGAGGTCGCCGTCGTCCACGCGCTCTTCGACTGGGCGACGGCGCGACGCCTCGCCGAGGCCGGCGCCAGCCGTATAATCTCGACCGACAGCTGTCCCCATCCCAGCAACGCCGTGGCGCTGGCGCCCATCCTGGCGGCCGCGCTCACCGAGGAGATATCCACATGA
- a CDS encoding Rap1a/Tai family immunity protein, with amino-acid sequence MIWLVLLATGVVVGSPAAELRGFLDGQQLHEHCRPSPADELADLRSALCLGYVVGSADQILADEAETPPQLKSFCPPRTVIAEDLRGAAVDFLDRHPEAQGAAAATVVAAALSARYPCGADEGID; translated from the coding sequence GTGATCTGGCTTGTCCTGCTCGCCACCGGCGTCGTCGTCGGCTCGCCCGCCGCCGAACTGCGCGGCTTCCTCGACGGCCAGCAACTCCACGAGCACTGTCGGCCAAGCCCGGCGGACGAATTGGCGGACCTGCGCTCGGCGCTCTGCCTGGGCTATGTCGTCGGATCGGCCGACCAAATCCTGGCGGATGAGGCCGAAACGCCGCCACAGCTCAAGAGTTTCTGTCCGCCGCGGACGGTGATCGCCGAGGATCTGCGCGGCGCCGCGGTCGATTTCCTCGATCGCCACCCCGAGGCCCAAGGCGCCGCGGCCGCGACCGTGGTCGCCGCGGCGCTTTCCGCGCGCTACCCGTGCGGCGCCGATGAGGGGATTGATTGA
- a CDS encoding DUF2933 domain-containing protein, with protein MTKYDWKRPALLAAGSAALILMFYLVREHRGHAAGYLPYLILAVCPLLHLFHGGHRRGGDS; from the coding sequence ATGACCAAGTACGACTGGAAGCGTCCCGCCCTTCTCGCCGCCGGTTCAGCCGCGCTCATCCTGATGTTCTATCTGGTCCGCGAGCATCGCGGGCACGCCGCTGGCTACCTGCCCTACCTGATCCTGGCGGTGTGCCCGTTGCTCCATTTGTTCCACGGCGGACATCGCCGAGGAGGAGATTCCTGA
- a CDS encoding host attachment protein: MMEEVTTWVVAADGRQARVFEERMHGGPLHPLPQYSIDAESQDRPDAHAHRATVRDRAGFGGGDKPLTQIQERRFLTRVAQVLDAAAEAGRFERLVLLAPARALGVLRAELDPKTARRIEVDAPRDKSSLAEEVLRDALQAARIAH, from the coding sequence ATGATGGAAGAGGTCACCACCTGGGTTGTCGCTGCCGACGGACGCCAAGCGCGGGTGTTCGAGGAGCGGATGCACGGCGGGCCGCTGCATCCCTTGCCGCAATATTCCATCGACGCCGAGAGCCAGGACCGCCCGGACGCTCACGCCCATAGGGCCACGGTGCGTGATCGCGCGGGCTTCGGCGGCGGGGACAAGCCACTGACTCAAATCCAGGAACGCCGGTTCCTGACGCGCGTCGCCCAGGTTCTCGACGCCGCGGCCGAGGCGGGACGGTTCGAGCGCCTTGTGCTGCTGGCGCCTGCCCGCGCGCTGGGGGTGCTGCGCGCTGAGCTCGATCCCAAGACCGCGCGTCGCATCGAGGTCGACGCCCCGCGCGACAAGTCGAGTCTCGCCGAGGAAGTGCTGCGCGACGCGCTGCAAGCGGCGCGGATCGCCCATTGA
- a CDS encoding universal stress protein: MTYRDILVEVAADPAAQGRCDQATRLAKRFGAHLTGVFLEPAFTLPSTAAGGAWIPPALLTSALEAHEAAVNRAEQQARAWLAAATQGAEVGCDWLRLKQDLPRRFIDHARGADLVVVAPGETPSRGEFHVSPTELAFACGGPVLVLPDAPEPVSVGRRVLVAWNGSREAARALRDAWPLISAADHVAVAMVSPRLDRADISAMQQRFERRGCKVEVFVETSPEASVSDTLRGQVDDWKADLLVMGIYGRTRLAERILGGVSRDFMNNPPTALLVSH; this comes from the coding sequence ATGACCTATCGCGACATTCTGGTTGAGGTGGCCGCCGATCCCGCCGCTCAAGGCCGCTGCGACCAGGCCACGCGCTTGGCCAAGCGCTTCGGCGCCCATCTCACCGGGGTCTTTCTCGAGCCCGCCTTCACGTTGCCCAGCACCGCGGCTGGAGGAGCGTGGATCCCGCCGGCCTTGCTGACCTCGGCGCTCGAGGCGCACGAGGCGGCGGTCAACCGCGCCGAACAGCAGGCCCGGGCCTGGCTTGCCGCCGCCACCCAGGGGGCCGAGGTCGGCTGCGATTGGCTCAGGCTGAAGCAGGACTTGCCCCGGCGATTCATCGACCACGCGCGCGGCGCGGACCTGGTCGTCGTCGCGCCAGGGGAAACGCCTTCGCGGGGCGAGTTCCATGTCTCGCCGACGGAGCTGGCGTTCGCCTGCGGGGGCCCCGTGCTGGTGCTGCCCGACGCACCGGAGCCGGTCAGCGTCGGCCGCCGCGTCCTGGTCGCCTGGAACGGCAGCCGTGAGGCCGCCCGCGCCCTGCGCGACGCCTGGCCGCTGATCTCAGCCGCCGACCATGTGGCCGTGGCCATGGTGTCGCCGCGGCTCGACCGGGCGGACATCTCGGCCATGCAACAGCGCTTCGAACGGCGCGGCTGTAAGGTCGAGGTCTTCGTGGAGACATCGCCGGAGGCCTCGGTCAGCGACACGCTGCGCGGCCAGGTCGACGACTGGAAAGCCGACCTGCTGGTCATGGGAATCTATGGCCGCACGCGGCTGGCCGAGCGGATCCTCGGCGGCGTCAGCCGCGACTTCATGAACAATCCGCCGACCGCCCTGCTGGTCTCCCACTAG
- a CDS encoding helix-turn-helix domain-containing protein, producing MTYIQSFDDTRANPVAAEAGPDDLMSRIGVRMTFAKDEEIYGQGENADLIYRVISGTVRTSRFMADGRRPIGDFYYAGDLFGLETAGEHAMAAEALSDCTILVANRQALRAAGGEDELKRLIWEATVRDLESARQHLTLLVRKTACERVASFLLGLANRRRGGHVELAMGRQDTADYLGLTIETVSRMITQLQAAKVVEFKGSRLFRICDAEALHAMAAG from the coding sequence ATGACCTACATCCAATCCTTCGATGACACCCGCGCCAACCCCGTCGCCGCCGAGGCCGGTCCGGACGACCTGATGTCGCGCATCGGCGTGCGGATGACCTTCGCCAAGGATGAGGAGATTTACGGTCAAGGCGAGAACGCCGACCTGATCTACCGCGTGATCAGCGGAACGGTGCGCACGTCGCGGTTCATGGCCGACGGACGCCGGCCGATCGGCGACTTCTACTATGCAGGCGACCTTTTCGGCCTGGAGACCGCCGGCGAACACGCCATGGCCGCCGAGGCGCTCAGCGACTGCACGATCCTGGTGGCCAACCGCCAGGCCCTACGCGCCGCCGGTGGAGAGGACGAGCTGAAGCGCCTTATCTGGGAAGCGACCGTTCGCGACCTGGAAAGCGCCCGCCAGCATCTGACGCTGCTGGTGCGAAAGACCGCCTGCGAGCGGGTCGCGAGTTTCCTGTTGGGCCTGGCCAATCGCCGCCGGGGCGGCCACGTGGAACTCGCCATGGGCAGGCAGGACACAGCCGACTATCTCGGCCTTACCATTGAGACCGTCTCGCGGATGATCACCCAGCTCCAGGCCGCCAAGGTCGTGGAATTCAAGGGCAGCCGACTGTTCCGGATCTGCGACGCCGAAGCCCTGCACGCGATGGCTGCGGGTTGA
- a CDS encoding LysE family translocator: MAVGLVELTPGPNMAYLGLVAARHGRVAGLATVAGVTLGLALYLLATVAGLAGIAAQAPWLFQALRVAGIGYLLWLALDAWRGSPEVAPTPADERSPYGRFAARGFLANLLNPKAAVFYLALLPGFTTPDAGETTPQVLVLGAVHLGVSLVVHLGIVALAGSAALNLPRGGAYERAMRGVFAGGLVGVAAWLGWTTRVGI; this comes from the coding sequence GTGGCGGTCGGCCTCGTCGAGCTGACGCCTGGGCCGAACATGGCCTATCTCGGCCTGGTGGCCGCTCGGCACGGTCGCGTCGCCGGCCTGGCCACTGTGGCCGGAGTGACCCTGGGCTTGGCCCTGTACCTGCTCGCCACCGTCGCCGGCCTGGCCGGGATCGCCGCGCAGGCGCCGTGGCTGTTCCAAGCCCTTCGCGTGGCCGGAATCGGCTATCTGCTATGGCTCGCGCTCGACGCCTGGCGCGGCTCGCCGGAGGTCGCGCCCACCCCAGCCGACGAGCGGTCGCCCTATGGCCGGTTCGCCGCCCGCGGCTTCCTCGCCAATTTGCTCAATCCCAAGGCCGCGGTTTTCTATCTCGCCCTGTTGCCAGGTTTCACGACGCCGGACGCCGGTGAGACGACGCCCCAGGTCCTGGTCCTCGGCGCTGTCCATCTGGGCGTGAGCCTGGTGGTCCACCTCGGCATCGTCGCCCTGGCGGGGTCGGCCGCCCTGAACTTGCCCAGGGGCGGCGCCTATGAGCGGGCGATGAGGGGGGTGTTCGCCGGCGGCCTGGTCGGCGTCGCGGCCTGGCTCGGCTGGACGACCCGGGTCGGGATTTGA
- a CDS encoding LOG family protein → MPADEQAHTPTTEPQGNGAQRASPSYTLAALDQDFLLGGSMRGVRFLLEFAKADEALRAWGVRSTIVVFGSARISDTGSPDQRRWYQQARRFGRLASEEGGALRPEGGQRDNVIATGGGPGAMEAANRGANDAGAPSIGFNISLPREQGPNPYSTPDLTFRFHYFAMRKMHLAMRANALVVFPGGFGTLDELFEILTLRQTGKSPPIPVVLVDRAYWTSVINLEALLAHGMIDARDLDLFHFAETAEEIWARLLAEGVRPGERVTG, encoded by the coding sequence ATGCCAGCGGACGAACAAGCCCACACACCGACAACCGAGCCGCAGGGCAATGGGGCGCAACGCGCCTCGCCCTCCTATACCCTGGCGGCGCTGGACCAGGACTTCCTGCTGGGCGGCTCCATGCGCGGGGTGCGGTTCCTGCTCGAGTTCGCCAAGGCCGACGAGGCCCTTCGCGCCTGGGGCGTGAGATCCACGATCGTCGTCTTCGGCAGCGCGCGCATCAGCGACACGGGAAGCCCCGACCAGCGCCGGTGGTACCAGCAGGCCAGGCGGTTCGGCCGGCTGGCGTCGGAAGAGGGCGGGGCGTTGCGGCCCGAGGGCGGCCAGCGCGACAACGTCATCGCCACCGGCGGCGGCCCCGGCGCCATGGAGGCGGCCAATCGCGGCGCGAACGACGCCGGGGCTCCGTCCATCGGCTTCAACATCTCCCTGCCACGGGAGCAGGGCCCAAACCCCTACAGCACGCCGGATCTGACCTTCCGCTTTCACTACTTCGCCATGCGCAAGATGCACCTGGCGATGCGCGCCAACGCGCTGGTGGTGTTCCCGGGCGGCTTTGGGACGCTGGATGAACTCTTCGAAATCCTGACCCTGCGCCAGACTGGAAAGAGTCCGCCCATTCCCGTGGTCCTGGTCGATAGGGCCTATTGGACTTCAGTGATCAACCTTGAGGCCTTGCTGGCCCACGGCATGATCGACGCGCGCGACCTCGACCTCTTCCATTTCGCCGAGACGGCCGAGGAAATCTGGGCGCGCCTGTTGGCGGAGGGCGTACGGCCAGGCGAAAGGGTGACCGGGTGA
- a CDS encoding NAD(P)H-dependent oxidoreductase produces MRHAVIIAHPNPKSFTHSVARAYSAAIASQGDEAVERDLYAMDFDPCLKREEIPTGEGYQIAPDAAAERLALADIDVFAFFYPWWFNAPPAILKGYVDRIFSTGFGYRPSFGGTEPMLTGRKLISFSSSGAPDRWVQQTGALSNLMTVFDRHLAAVCGLQVVDHLHLGGVIPDITPESVEDMLEQVRAAVGRAFPQVGATASV; encoded by the coding sequence ATGAGGCACGCTGTCATCATCGCCCACCCAAATCCGAAGAGCTTCACCCACAGCGTCGCGCGAGCCTACAGCGCCGCGATCGCGAGCCAGGGCGATGAGGCGGTCGAGCGCGACCTCTACGCCATGGACTTCGACCCCTGTCTGAAACGGGAGGAGATCCCCACCGGAGAAGGCTATCAAATCGCGCCGGACGCCGCGGCCGAACGCTTGGCGTTGGCCGACATCGATGTCTTCGCCTTCTTCTATCCGTGGTGGTTCAATGCGCCGCCCGCGATCCTGAAGGGCTATGTGGACCGGATATTCAGCACCGGATTCGGCTATCGACCCAGCTTCGGCGGGACGGAGCCCATGCTGACCGGCCGCAAGCTGATCAGCTTCAGTTCCTCCGGCGCGCCGGACCGTTGGGTGCAGCAGACCGGAGCCCTGAGCAACCTGATGACCGTGTTCGATCGCCACCTGGCGGCGGTATGCGGCCTGCAGGTTGTCGATCACCTCCATCTGGGAGGCGTCATCCCCGACATCACCCCTGAGTCGGTCGAAGACATGCTCGAACAGGTGCGGGCCGCCGTCGGCCGTGCGTTCCCGCAAGTCGGCGCCACGGCCTCCGTATGA
- a CDS encoding thymidine phosphorylase family protein: MTRAEPSPGAEGPTQTGLRVRPLPLDTVRENVVVLARGCTAVRPERLAGVRKVEIALDGRRLLATCMICEDGGLVGRDEVGLPQPLLRRLGAAAGALVQVTPAPPSRTLGAVAAKVAGDVLTDAQYRAIARDLADHRWSDIEVAAFLISCASFMTADEVLSLTEAMVLAGRRLTWSRPTIVDKHCIGGIPGNRTSLIVAPIVAAHGLWMPKTSSRAITSPAGTADTMEVLARVDLDEGEMREVVERCGACVVWGGRVNLSPADDVLIAVERSLSIDTPEQIVASILSKKLAAGATHLVLDVPVGPTAKIRDRRAALRLKKLFEHVAGRLGLGIEVLLTDTVQPIGFGVGPALEARDVRAVLEGRAEAPADLAEKAVMLAGRVLEADPALQGGQGERRARELLASGAAARKMDEIMAAQGRSPKSAGIGAMTHVVCATQAGRINEIDCLRIASIARLAGAPTDTGAGVDLLQKAGAKVSRGEPLFRIHGSERSDFSFACEAAAEDDGYRIVP, encoded by the coding sequence TTGACTCGCGCTGAGCCGTCGCCAGGGGCCGAGGGGCCGACCCAGACCGGGCTGCGAGTGCGCCCGCTGCCCCTCGACACGGTACGCGAGAATGTCGTGGTGCTGGCGCGCGGCTGCACGGCCGTGCGGCCGGAACGCCTCGCCGGGGTGCGAAAGGTCGAGATTGCGCTTGATGGCCGTCGGCTGCTGGCCACCTGCATGATCTGCGAGGACGGGGGTCTGGTCGGGCGCGACGAGGTCGGCCTGCCCCAGCCGCTGCTGCGCCGGTTGGGCGCCGCGGCCGGAGCCTTGGTCCAGGTCACCCCAGCGCCGCCGTCGCGCACCCTGGGCGCGGTGGCCGCGAAGGTGGCGGGCGATGTGCTTACGGACGCGCAATACCGGGCCATCGCGCGGGACCTTGCCGACCACCGCTGGTCCGACATCGAGGTGGCCGCCTTCCTGATCAGCTGCGCCAGCTTCATGACCGCCGACGAGGTCCTCTCGCTGACGGAGGCCATGGTCCTGGCGGGCCGTCGGCTGACCTGGAGTCGCCCGACCATCGTCGACAAGCATTGCATCGGGGGAATTCCGGGAAACCGCACCTCGCTGATCGTGGCGCCGATCGTGGCGGCGCACGGACTGTGGATGCCCAAGACATCTTCCCGCGCCATCACCTCCCCGGCCGGGACGGCCGACACCATGGAGGTCCTCGCCCGGGTCGATCTGGACGAGGGCGAGATGCGCGAGGTCGTGGAGCGTTGCGGCGCCTGCGTCGTCTGGGGCGGGCGGGTGAACCTTTCGCCGGCCGACGACGTGCTGATCGCGGTGGAACGGTCGCTGTCCATCGACACGCCCGAACAGATCGTCGCGTCGATCCTCTCCAAGAAGCTCGCCGCCGGCGCGACGCACCTGGTCCTCGATGTTCCGGTCGGGCCGACCGCCAAGATCCGCGACCGGCGCGCGGCCCTGCGCCTGAAGAAGCTCTTCGAGCACGTCGCGGGCCGCCTCGGCCTCGGGATCGAGGTATTGCTGACCGATACGGTCCAACCGATCGGGTTCGGGGTCGGGCCGGCCCTGGAGGCGCGAGACGTTCGCGCGGTCCTGGAGGGCAGGGCCGAGGCCCCGGCCGACCTGGCCGAGAAGGCGGTCATGCTGGCCGGGCGCGTGCTCGAGGCCGATCCGGCGCTGCAGGGCGGTCAGGGCGAACGCCGCGCGCGCGAGCTGCTCGCGTCAGGCGCCGCCGCGCGCAAGATGGATGAGATCATGGCCGCCCAGGGCCGCTCGCCCAAGAGCGCCGGGATCGGGGCCATGACTCACGTGGTCTGCGCCACCCAGGCCGGTCGCATCAATGAGATCGACTGCCTGCGGATCGCCTCGATCGCCCGGCTGGCCGGCGCCCCAACCGACACTGGCGCGGGGGTGGACCTGCTGCAAAAAGCCGGGGCGAAGGTGTCTCGCGGCGAGCCGCTCTTTCGCATCCACGGTTCGGAGCGTTCCGACTTTTCCTTCGCCTGCGAGGCCGCCGCCGAGGACGACGGCTACCGGATCGTTCCATGA
- a CDS encoding metalloregulator ArsR/SmtB family transcription factor — translation MTTRSAAATKTLPKSAELAALEANAAAATRLMKLMASEPRLILLCRLAQGECSVGEIATHAGLAQTAASQHLAKLRAEGLVATRREGQTIHYRLIDPAAAQIIETLCKIFRDGDGALGSSER, via the coding sequence ATGACCACGCGTTCCGCAGCCGCGACCAAGACCTTGCCCAAATCGGCAGAGCTGGCCGCGCTGGAAGCCAATGCCGCCGCGGCCACCCGGCTGATGAAGCTGATGGCCAGCGAGCCACGCCTCATTCTCCTCTGCCGACTGGCCCAGGGCGAGTGTTCCGTCGGCGAGATCGCGACCCATGCGGGCCTCGCTCAGACTGCAGCGTCGCAACACCTGGCCAAGCTCCGGGCGGAGGGTCTTGTGGCGACCCGACGGGAGGGACAGACAATCCACTATCGGTTGATCGACCCGGCCGCGGCGCAGATTATCGAAACGCTCTGCAAGATCTTCCGCGATGGGGATGGCGCGCTCGGGTCATCCGAGCGGTGA
- a CDS encoding MBL fold metallo-hydrolase, whose amino-acid sequence MSLKLTFHGAAGCVTGFCARLETGRATLLIDCGMFQGSKTLKALNYEPFPFEASKIDAVLLTHAHIDHSGLLPKLMKAGFEGPIFATAATRDLCGVMLPDAGSIQESEVRQLNRRNQRRGRDQVEPIYTVRDAVRTTELFERVKLGESVVVAPGVTATYWEAGHILGAASIEVCVETEEGPVSILFSGDIGPGGRDYSADPEGPAGVDHLVLESTYGDRPRLLVDPATRRKMLAQELNDAHEAGGPLLIPAFAVERSQELLADILAIMADGHAPEADIFLDSPLAIEATEVFRRRGWNRATDVNPFQGLYANDRLKFLREPWESDRLERLKGWHIILAASGMCDAGRVRKHLKRLLWQRQATVLLSGYQAVGTLGRILEEGAERVRIQGEDVRVRARIRSLDVYSGHADADGLVAWAQARAPVGGTVFLAHGEPPALEGLRGRLAAAGFAEDRLAIPSLDERFVILKGQAAADAQGKPRLAAAAVSRPDWHNQRAAFLLDLDGRIELAGSDEARSAMIRRLRAALEEPVDRGQGADAPASVT is encoded by the coding sequence ATGAGCCTGAAACTCACCTTCCACGGCGCGGCGGGATGTGTGACCGGCTTTTGCGCCCGTCTCGAGACCGGGCGCGCCACCCTGCTTATCGACTGCGGCATGTTCCAGGGGTCGAAGACCCTCAAGGCGCTCAACTACGAGCCATTTCCCTTCGAAGCGTCGAAGATCGACGCCGTCCTGCTGACCCACGCCCATATCGATCACTCGGGCCTGCTGCCCAAGCTGATGAAGGCGGGGTTCGAGGGGCCGATCTTCGCCACGGCGGCGACCCGCGACCTGTGCGGCGTGATGTTGCCCGACGCGGGCAGCATTCAGGAAAGCGAGGTCCGCCAGCTCAACCGCCGCAACCAGCGACGCGGTCGCGACCAGGTCGAGCCGATCTACACCGTGCGCGACGCCGTGCGGACGACCGAACTGTTCGAGCGGGTGAAGCTTGGCGAAAGCGTCGTCGTGGCGCCCGGCGTGACCGCGACCTATTGGGAGGCGGGCCACATCCTGGGCGCGGCCTCCATCGAGGTGTGCGTCGAGACCGAGGAAGGTCCCGTCTCCATCCTGTTCTCCGGCGATATCGGCCCCGGCGGCCGGGACTATTCAGCCGACCCGGAAGGGCCGGCCGGGGTCGATCACCTGGTTCTGGAGTCGACCTACGGCGACCGGCCCCGCCTGCTCGTTGATCCAGCCACGCGCCGCAAGATGCTGGCGCAGGAACTCAACGACGCTCACGAGGCGGGCGGCCCGCTGCTGATTCCGGCCTTTGCCGTGGAACGCTCCCAGGAACTGCTGGCCGATATCCTGGCGATCATGGCCGACGGCCATGCGCCGGAGGCCGACATCTTCCTGGACTCCCCGCTCGCCATCGAAGCCACCGAGGTCTTCCGTCGCCGTGGCTGGAATCGTGCGACCGACGTCAACCCGTTCCAGGGCCTCTACGCCAACGACCGGCTGAAGTTCCTGCGCGAGCCCTGGGAGAGCGACCGCCTCGAACGCCTCAAGGGCTGGCACATCATCCTGGCGGCCAGCGGCATGTGTGACGCCGGCCGCGTCCGCAAGCACCTGAAACGACTCCTGTGGCAGCGCCAGGCCACGGTGCTGCTGTCCGGCTATCAGGCCGTCGGCACCCTCGGCCGAATCCTGGAAGAGGGCGCCGAACGGGTGCGTATCCAGGGCGAGGATGTCCGTGTCCGCGCGCGAATCCGATCCCTGGACGTCTATTCCGGCCATGCCGACGCCGATGGGCTCGTCGCCTGGGCTCAGGCTCGGGCGCCGGTGGGCGGCACCGTGTTCCTGGCTCACGGCGAACCGCCTGCGCTCGAGGGCCTGAGAGGCCGGCTGGCGGCCGCAGGCTTCGCCGAGGACCGGCTGGCGATCCCGTCGCTGGACGAGCGCTTCGTGATCCTCAAGGGCCAGGCCGCCGCCGACGCCCAAGGCAAGCCGCGGCTCGCGGCCGCCGCCGTCTCGCGTCCGGACTGGCACAACCAGCGCGCCGCCTTCCTGCTCGACCTGGACGGGCGCATCGAACTCGCCGGGTCGGACGAGGCCCGCAGCGCCATGATCCGCCGCCTGCGCGCGGCCCTGGAGGAGCCCGTTGACAGAGGTCAAGGCGCCGATGCGCCGGCTTCGGTCACTTGA